One Glycine max cultivar Williams 82 chromosome 4, Glycine_max_v4.0, whole genome shotgun sequence DNA segment encodes these proteins:
- the LOC100784040 gene encoding dCTP pyrophosphatase 1: MEYSNGFPSKRDVSLQELSKRLDEFAKVKGWDQYHSPRNLLLALVGELSEILQWKGEVAKGLPNWSSDDKEHLEEELSDVLLYLVHLADVCGLDLGQAALTKIVKNAHKYPVTSTNYTNNSTYN, translated from the exons atggagtaCTCTAATGGATTCCCTAGTAAAAGAGATGTTTCTCTTCAGGAACTTAGCAAAAGGCTTGATGAGTTTGCTAAAGTAAAAGGATGGGATCAATATCACAGTCCCAGAAATCTTCTTTTAGCTCTT GTGGGAGAGCTTTCTGAGATCTTACAGTGGAAAGGAGAGGTTGCAAAGGGATTGCCCAATTGGAGTTCTGATGATAAGGAGCACTTAGAGGAAGAACTTTCAGATGTTTTGCTTTATTTAGTGCATCTTGCTGATGTTTGTGGGCTAGATCTTGGACAAGCTGCTCTGACTAAAATAGTGAAGAATGCTCATAAATACCCAGTTACTAGTACTAATTACACCAACAATTCCACTTACAACTAG